The sequence GAAAAAATCTAATAATCTAAGCAATAGAGAGGAAAAGCAGGTTAACCAATGAATTTGTACTTGCTTTCCTTATGAAGAAGTATAGCATTTGCTACACTTCTTTTTTTAATGGTCATAATAAATGCATAGAATATCAGCTAATTGACGTTGGCACAGTATTTGCTATATAGAGAATTATATCACAAACCAAGGAGGGGGGATATCTCTTTAACTCAAGGTAACTTTTTACTAAATTACAAAGGAGAGATTGGTATGAGTGGAGCGGCAAAAACGAGCTCTTTAAAAACTATCGTCTATCTAGGATTATCGATCAGTGCGTATGTACTAATTTTCTTTAACATTGATCAATTAAATGGTTTCTATTTAAGCAAAGGAATAATTCCAGCAGTTTGCCTTTTAGGCACCGTCATCGGAATCGCATTTTTGTACGGGACAGCGATATCTCATACTCTAAGCATACTAGGCTTAGAAAGTAAACATTAGAAAGGGGGCTTCACCAATGGCTGGAGAAGCAGTTAATCTAGTTGGAGAGGTTATGCGGTTTATAGATATTACCCCAAAAACGGGACTCTCTATGATAGGACTTGGTTTTTTAGGAGGAACATTAAGCGGCTTTTTAGGAAGCGGTGGTGCCTTTGTAATGACACCAGGCATGATGGCCTTGGGGGTTCCCGGTATCGCAGCAGTAAGTTCGAATCTTGCTCATAAATTTGGTAAAGCAATGGTTGGGGCCAGGAAGCACTCTAAGATGGGAAATGTCGATGTCAAGCTCGGCGTGTTCATGGTAGCTTTTCTATTACTTGGAGTTAGATTAGCGGTTATTCTAAATGAGTCAATTTTTGCTAGTATGGGCAAGGAAGGTTCGAACTTGTATATTAGTGTAGTTTTTGTTGTTCTGTTATCCGGTCTTTCGGTTTTTATTTTAAGAGATATTTCTAAGCCAAACTCTAATAAGGGTTCAAGTGAACCGTCGGGATTAGCAGCTAAATTATCAAGCTTAAATATTCCACCTATGATCTATTTTAAAGTTGCTAATGTTCGTGTATCCTTATGGCTCGTTGCGATTATCGGTTTAGCAACCGGATGGTTAGCTGGAACAGTAGGTGTAGGAGGATTCATTGGAGTTCCAGCCATGATATATCTTCTGGGTATCCCTACAATGGTGGCAGCAGGGACAGAATTATTCTTAGCTATTTTCTCAGGTGCCTCAGGGTCCTTTCAGTATGCTATGAATGGTTTTGTGGATATTCGGCTGGTTTTACTGCTATATTTGGGATCTCTTTTAGGACTCCATATTGGGGCCAACGCCACTAAAATGGTTACTGAATTGCAAATTAAATTTGTAATGGCTATGGTAATTGGTATGTCTGCTCTAAGCAGAGCCTTTGCTATTCCCAAATATTTGACTGACCTGCATATGATGAACCTATCTAATGGAGTGGCTGGTCTTCTTGATTTGGCAGCTACAGTTACTCTGTACGGTGGTGCTATTATAGGCGTATTGATGATAATTCGGTATATTGTTCGATATAAACAGGCCTCAAAAGTAAACTCACTGAGCTCGGTTCAGAGTACCCTAAAGCGTGATCTTGCCTAATTTAACGCCCCTAATTTCATAAATCGAGGTGGTAATATAGATGAATCAAGGAAATCTCTTTAAGGTACTTCTTTATTTTGACGGAACCCCACATTCTTTGTCAGCTGCTGTTTACACAGCAGATTTGCTAAAAAGAATACCTCATATGTCCCTAAATATCGTACATGCGCAAGAGAGTGTTGAGGGAGTGTTTATACCGGGTGAATACAATTTGATGGGCCAGTGGTCATCAGATCTCTGCTCTGTGAAACAGGAAGTTAATAAAGCGAGTCAGGATTCTAAGATTATTGCTAAAATAAATGAGATATTCTTTAAAACAGGGCAGGATGTCAGTCAAGAAGTTATCTTTGCTAATTCGAATATTCCAGATATCGTAGACTCAATCATTGATTATTCGACCAAACAGAGACCTGAATTGATCATCATGGGTACAAGAGGGCCAAGCAGCTTTAAGGGCTTAATGCATGGAAGTTTAGCCCATAGTGTCCTGAATAAATCTAAAATACCGGTATTACTGATTAAGAAACTGCCTCAGGAATTTATTGATGAGTTTTGCTCTTCTTCGTCAGAGAAGTCTGGTCGTCGCAAAGGGCGAAGAAATCACTTATATGAGGTGAAAACAATATAATAGCATTCAGATTAAAGTCTAGGAGAGTAATAATCGCCTAGTCTTTTTTTGTGGTCTTTTCAGCGACACATAAGGGAATAGGATGGAGAAATAAAAAGAATATGACTTAGATAGGGAAAAGTTGTATAATACCCTTTGTAGATTATGTTAAAACCTGGATTTAATGTATGTGTGGGGGTATTTTCTGAATGGTCAATCCTGGATTTATGATAGTTGTTACCATGGTTCTTTTAGTTTATGGTGGGCTTAACTACTACATAGGTCTGCGTGGATGGCAGGCTCTGTTTAGCTATGTTCCATTTTTTAATTCCAAGGTTTATTGGACAATTTTCTTGCTGCTTTCTCTAGCTTACTTATTTAGTAGGTTATTGAAAAAATTTCTTCCTATCATCTTACATGAAATACTAACTGTTCTTGGAGCGTATTGGATGGCCTGTATGCTCTATTTCTTATTAATAATATTGTTGCTGGATCTCCTCCGTGTGTTTGACAGTCGGCTCCATTTTGTACCAGTAGGAATAAAACAGAGTTTGAACCCTGTCTTAGGGCTGACTGTTTTCGTATTAGTAATAGGAATTATTAGCTATGGAGCCTGGAATGCCCGTCATCCACGAATTAACCATTATGACCTAACAATTACAAAACAAGCAGGAGCCTTAAAGAAACTACACGTTGTCATGGTTTCCGATATACATCTTGGAACAATTATTCAGAATGATCATCTTACCAAGTTGGTCGACAAAGTTAATGAGCTGAAACCCGACTTGATTCTTATGGCGGGAGATGTGTTTGATGAAGATATTGAATCCAAAAATAAACAGCAAGTTGCGGATAACTTCCGTAGGCTGTCCTCTACTTATGGGAGTTTTGCTGTGTTAGGCAACCATGAATACATTGGCGGCAATGCCAATGAGGCAATAAAATATCTAAATGAAGCAGGAGTAAAAGTGTTAAGGGATAGTTCAGAAGAGGTTGGGGGGAGTTTCGCCCTTGTAGGGAGAGATGATTTATCGGGATCACGTTTTAATGGAACGAAGCGAGAAAGCTTAGCAACTCTGATGGAGGGGATAAATCCCTCTTTGCCAATTATAGTAATGGATCATCAACCCTCTCATTTGGAGGAACCGGTTGAACAAAAAGTAGATCTTCAGGTTTCTGGGCATACTCACAATGGGCAACTATTTCCCATTCAGTTTATTACACAGAAAGTTTTTGAACAGGATTGGGGATATCTGCGCAAAGGGGACTTTCAACTCATAGTATCATCGGGTTATGGGACATGGGGGCCTCCGATTCGAATCGGTAATACCCCTGAGATCGTGGATATTACAATAACATTTAAATAGTAACGTTAAATGAGCTCTGGAAGAAGTTTGCTTCCAGAGCTTTTTGTTTGTGTTTAGAGCCAAGAACTTAGCTTAAATTTCTCGTTGACGTATCAGGAGATTAGTGATAACATAAGCCTTAAAGATAATGATATTGATTATCAATTGCAAACATTTTGCAATAAGGAGTGGAAAGAATGCCTTTAACTATGTTATCACCGGGTAAAGAGGCTATAGTTGAAGCATGTAGAGCTAAAGAAACAACTAAAAAGTTTCTGGAAGGTTTAGGGATTATTCCTGGGGTTACGATATCAGTCATTACCGAGTTTAGCGGCAATCTAATTGTGGCCGTCAAAGGATCTAGATTGGCCTTAAATAGGGGAGTTGCTCAGCAAGTAATGGTACATGCATGAGGTTTTGGAGGAGGTAAATATTTTGGATAGAACTTTAAAGGAGTTACGAACAGGTGAAAAAGGCCTGATTGTCAAAGTCTTAGGTGAAAAGGGTTCTGTAAAGAAACGTTTAATGGATATGGGTGTGACCCGGGGAGCAGAAGTATTGGTAAGGAAAGTAGCGCCACTTGGCGACCCAATAGAAGTCAATATTCGGGGGTACGAATTAACCCTGAGGAAGGCTGAGGTGCAAAATATTATACTAGAATCAGGGTTGCTCCTGCATAAAGAGGAGTAATTTTTTTAAGATTCAAATGAGAATGGTTATCGACGTCTTGGGGGGAGTTGTGGAGTAGTGTGGTTAAAGTTTGCATTAGTAGGGAATCCGAACTGTGGAAAAACTACTTTGTTTAATGAAATTACTGGGGGCACTCAGTATGTTGCAAACTGGCCTGGAGTTACTATTGAAAAAAGAGAAGGAAAAGCCAAAAAGTTAAAAGAGGATGTTCTGATTATCGACCTTCCGGGGATCTATTCATTATCCCCATATTCTATGGAGGAAGTCATAGCCAGAGATTACATTATCAATGAAATGCCAGATATTGTGATCAATATCATTGATGGTACTAATATAGAAAGAAACCTATATCTGACCACTCAATTAATCGAATTAGGGGTAAATGTTATTGTTGCTCTAAACATGATGGATTCCGTAGATGCCAAAGGGGATAAGATTGATCTGGCTACCCTGGAGTCTTCACTGAATATACCAGTGGTGCCAATCACTGCGAGCAAAGGCAAGGGCGTAAAAGAACTTTTGGATAGAGCTCTTAGTGTAGCTCAAACAGCAGCTTCAGGCCATAGTTCTCCACAGCTTCAAGAGATACATAATAAAAGTATCATAGCAAGTATTGAGGAAATTGAAAGCAGGATTCTACCGGAACTAGAGAGTGAAGTGAAAAATCCTCGCTGGACAGCTTTAAAGCTATTGGAAGGGGACGAAAAAGTTCAAGAAACATTGAAGGTTCCAGCTTCATTGTTAATAAGGCTTAAAGCGTATCAGGAAAGATTAGAAAAGAAATTTGATATGGATATCGAGACAGTTATCGCCGACAGCAGATATCAATTTACGACGAATGTAACACGCAAAGTTGTTAAGAAAAAAGCAGATAACTCATACTTAACCATGTCAGATACAATTGATAAAGTTGTGACCAATAGAATATTAGCAATTCCATTGTTTTTAGCGCTGATGTTTGGAATATTCTCTATAACCTTTGGTACCATCGGCTCTTCTACTATTGACTTTGTTGATGTGTTGGTGAACGAAACAATCGCAGACTTTGCTCTGACCGCCCTTGAAGGAGCAGGAGCAGCAGTTTGGTTGCAGGATCTTATTGTAGGCGGGATTATTGGCGGGTTGGGAAGTATGTTGGTATTCGTGCCGCAAATTATGATCTTATTTTTCTTTCTATCCGTTCTAGAGGACACTGGCTATATGGCGAGAGCAGCGTTTGTTATGGATCGACTCCTGAGAAAGCTGGGCTTAAGTGGAAAATCATTTATTCCCATGCTGATAGGTTTCGGATGCACCGTTCCGGCGGTCATGAGTACAAGAACTTTGGAAAATGAAAAGGATCGGCGCTTAACGATCATGCTCGTCCCATTTATGTCCTGTGGTGCTAGACTTCCCATCTATGCTTTGTATACAGCTGCCTTCTTCGCCAGCAATCAGACCGTGGTAGTATTCTCCCTTTATATCTTAGGCATTATTGTGGCCATTTTGTCTGGAATTTTGCTT comes from Desulfosporosinus meridiei DSM 13257 and encodes:
- a CDS encoding universal stress protein, with translation MNQGNLFKVLLYFDGTPHSLSAAVYTADLLKRIPHMSLNIVHAQESVEGVFIPGEYNLMGQWSSDLCSVKQEVNKASQDSKIIAKINEIFFKTGQDVSQEVIFANSNIPDIVDSIIDYSTKQRPELIIMGTRGPSSFKGLMHGSLAHSVLNKSKIPVLLIKKLPQEFIDEFCSSSSEKSGRRKGRRNHLYEVKTI
- a CDS encoding metallophosphoesterase, which encodes MVNPGFMIVVTMVLLVYGGLNYYIGLRGWQALFSYVPFFNSKVYWTIFLLLSLAYLFSRLLKKFLPIILHEILTVLGAYWMACMLYFLLIILLLDLLRVFDSRLHFVPVGIKQSLNPVLGLTVFVLVIGIISYGAWNARHPRINHYDLTITKQAGALKKLHVVMVSDIHLGTIIQNDHLTKLVDKVNELKPDLILMAGDVFDEDIESKNKQQVADNFRRLSSTYGSFAVLGNHEYIGGNANEAIKYLNEAGVKVLRDSSEEVGGSFALVGRDDLSGSRFNGTKRESLATLMEGINPSLPIIVMDHQPSHLEEPVEQKVDLQVSGHTHNGQLFPIQFITQKVFEQDWGYLRKGDFQLIVSSGYGTWGPPIRIGNTPEIVDITITFK
- a CDS encoding FeoA family protein, producing the protein MDRTLKELRTGEKGLIVKVLGEKGSVKKRLMDMGVTRGAEVLVRKVAPLGDPIEVNIRGYELTLRKAEVQNIILESGLLLHKEE
- a CDS encoding FeoA family protein — translated: MPLTMLSPGKEAIVEACRAKETTKKFLEGLGIIPGVTISVITEFSGNLIVAVKGSRLALNRGVAQQVMVHA
- the feoB gene encoding ferrous iron transport protein B, translated to MWLKFALVGNPNCGKTTLFNEITGGTQYVANWPGVTIEKREGKAKKLKEDVLIIDLPGIYSLSPYSMEEVIARDYIINEMPDIVINIIDGTNIERNLYLTTQLIELGVNVIVALNMMDSVDAKGDKIDLATLESSLNIPVVPITASKGKGVKELLDRALSVAQTAASGHSSPQLQEIHNKSIIASIEEIESRILPELESEVKNPRWTALKLLEGDEKVQETLKVPASLLIRLKAYQERLEKKFDMDIETVIADSRYQFTTNVTRKVVKKKADNSYLTMSDTIDKVVTNRILAIPLFLALMFGIFSITFGTIGSSTIDFVDVLVNETIADFALTALEGAGAAVWLQDLIVGGIIGGLGSMLVFVPQIMILFFFLSVLEDTGYMARAAFVMDRLLRKLGLSGKSFIPMLIGFGCTVPAVMSTRTLENEKDRRLTIMLVPFMSCGARLPIYALYTAAFFASNQTVVVFSLYILGIIVAILSGILLKKTILKGEVAPFVMELPPYRIPTLKGLMFHMWDRGKGFVKKAGTIIFAAAVIIWFLQYFNFTFQAVSEPAESMLGSSGSVIAPLFAPLGFGDWRSAVALLTGFIAKEAVVSTMGILHGVAEATESSTDLITALQTVFTPLTAYAFMVFSLLYLPCIAAFATIKREMNSWKWTMITIGYSTGVAGLVAFLIFQIGKLLGFS
- a CDS encoding sulfite exporter TauE/SafE family protein — encoded protein: MAGEAVNLVGEVMRFIDITPKTGLSMIGLGFLGGTLSGFLGSGGAFVMTPGMMALGVPGIAAVSSNLAHKFGKAMVGARKHSKMGNVDVKLGVFMVAFLLLGVRLAVILNESIFASMGKEGSNLYISVVFVVLLSGLSVFILRDISKPNSNKGSSEPSGLAAKLSSLNIPPMIYFKVANVRVSLWLVAIIGLATGWLAGTVGVGGFIGVPAMIYLLGIPTMVAAGTELFLAIFSGASGSFQYAMNGFVDIRLVLLLYLGSLLGLHIGANATKMVTELQIKFVMAMVIGMSALSRAFAIPKYLTDLHMMNLSNGVAGLLDLAATVTLYGGAIIGVLMIIRYIVRYKQASKVNSLSSVQSTLKRDLA